CAAGGTGCTGAATACCGGTTAAAAAGAGGAACAGCGCCGAGCCGGAGATAAACATGCTCTGGGCCAGCGCCGCCAGCGACTCGGCCTTGCCGTGTCCAAAGGTATGCTCATCATCCGCCGGCTGGAGGGAATAGCGCACCACCAGCAGGTTGGTTAAAGAGGCGGCAATATCCACCAGCGAATCGACTAGCGCCGCCAGCACGCTCACCGATCCGGTGTACCACCATGCAAAAATTTTAATTACCAGCAGCAACGAGGCCATTACCGTCGCGGCAATAGCTGCCCGGCTCACCAGCTGCCCATACATTTGATTCATACGCACTCCTACCCGGACACGGGGAGTAGTATAACGGATGATAAATCAGGCAATGTGACAAAAAACGGGGCGGATGCCAGTGGTTTAACTGCTATTAAGCCTTAGCGGGTGGTCATGGCCTTAATCAGGCCATCTTCAACAGAAAATTAGCTGAACAACTAAAACAACCAGCGGCCAGCCTCAGCCGACTCAATAAGCATGCTGACAGTGAGGGGTTCGGGTACGTGATGATCTGTTCTTAGATAACGCGGAAGTATGGCATTGGGCAGAAAACGAATGCCTGCGTTGGGAAAATAGCGGTTAAAATTGAAGCCAGACATATCTACATCCAGCGTCTCTCTATACTCGTCGAGAAAGTCAGTTACATCTTCAGGCAGGACACGCTTATTTCCCGTACTGATGGAAGTATTATCTGCCATCGCCCAGAAATGCTTTTTAATGAGAGCTCTTACCTGTGCCGCTTTGTCTGGCATTACCGGTCTCCTGGCGCAACCTGTTGGCATCATTGTGCATTTTAAGAAACGGACAAAAGCTAACAACGCATTTTGAAAAAATTTTATTATTTTCAGTCAAAAAACCCTTCATCATAAGGGAGATGCAGGGGGGCGAAGATATTTCGCGCTTAACACACTGGAATAAAAGAATTTATTCTAATTTTAGTCTACATTTTGACTACACTTCGACAAAACTGCTCTGCAAAAAAAGCAGGGTCGTTTCACCATCTCGTTCTTTTTTGTTTATGCGCCTTAACGACCATTACCATGAAAAGAGTGTAGTGACTGGTCAAGTAGAAAAAGGGCCGATAGCATATCTTTCTTCAACTGATACAAAGGAGCGAACCCGTGACAGGATACGTCCCCACCATGCAGGAAGAGCCGGGATATTTTTTAACGTTTCATTCGAGTCTCCCGGATGGTGTATTTTTTGAGTTACCACCACGTAACAGACCGCATAATTCCCAGCCTATCCTTGATGAAGAAACGGGAATGTGCATTGGTTATTCGGTCCTGCAAGCGCCCGGTTTATGGCAAATATACGATACAGACGGTATCTTTTTGCGCATGGAAGAGGCTCCGCTAGAAAGCCCCTTGATTGATCCAATAGATATTGCCCTTATCGCTTTTGGCGTGTTCCGTATACTTCGTACTGGCCGCGCATTTTTTGAGGCCAGTAGCCGTGCAGCCCTTTCTGCAAAACTAAGCCATGCGACGATAAGTTTTTTACGTGGACGGCTAAAAGCAGGTCTGTCGGCGCGGAACCTGAAAGTAACAAAAACAGTTGCGATGCGTATGAGTGATCCAGGCCGTTATGTACCTTTACAAATTATGGAAAAAACAATCCGGTATGGTTCAAGAAATCCAGACCCACAAAAAATTGCCGGGCAATTTGTTTACCGGACGGAAATGTATCGGTTAGTTAAACGTACTGTTGGCG
Above is a genomic segment from Enterobacter sp. C2 containing:
- a CDS encoding DUF1493 family protein, whose translation is MPDKAAQVRALIKKHFWAMADNTSISTGNKRVLPEDVTDFLDEYRETLDVDMSGFNFNRYFPNAGIRFLPNAILPRYLRTDHHVPEPLTVSMLIESAEAGRWLF